The Fragaria vesca subsp. vesca linkage group LG2, FraVesHawaii_1.0, whole genome shotgun sequence genome includes a window with the following:
- the LOC101315313 gene encoding uncharacterized protein LOC101315313, with product MAEEQHKGEVSSNLDVIAAIQEMASAIRENRNGNHQEGNEERVMRIQGEFRKARPPIFKGILDPMVAEEWLRQMKRTLNNQKVPEDLKVIVACTYLESAAYHWWESVLATPDIEITTWNAFEVVFLEKYFPDIVRQAKAKEFMFLSKGNMTVAEYQGKFEELMRFAPGIIPNEAAKAMKFEEWLNPEIREMVSILKLQKYSEVVDRALIAERSIQETKGSFNFGNTSGQ from the coding sequence ATGGCTGAAGAGCAACACAAGGGTGAGGTCAGTAGTAATTTAGATGTCATAGCTGCTATTCAGGAAATGGCCAGTGCGATAAGAGAAAATCGCAATGGTAATCATCAAGAGGGTAATGAAGAGCGGGTTATGAGGATACAAGGTGAATTTCGTAAAGCTCGCCCTCCAATATTCAAGGGTATTTTAGACCCCATGGTAGCTGAAGAATGGCTGAGACAAATGAAGAGAACTTTGAATAATCAAAAGGTGCCAGAAGACTTGAAAGTTATTGTTGCTTGTACATATCTAGAAAGTGCAGCTTATCACTGGTGGGAATCAGTTCTTGCTACTCCAGATATTGAAATTACAACCTGGAATGCATTTGAAGTAGTCTTTCTTGAAAAGTACTTTCCAGACATAGTCAGACAGGCCAAGGCTAAAGAGTTTATGTTTCTATCTAAAGGGAATATGACAGTGGCTGAATATCAAGGTAAATTTGAAGAACTGATGCGATTTGCCCCGGGTATTATTCCTAATGAGGCTGCTAAAGCAATGAAGTTTGAAGAATGGCTGAATCCTGAGATTAGAGAAATGGTATCTATTCTGAAGTTACAAAAATATAGTGAAGTAGTGGATCGAGCACTTATTGCCGAGCGTAGTATTCAAGAAACAAAGGGCAGTTTCAATTTTGGAAATACTTCTGGACAATAA
- the LOC101302520 gene encoding calcium uptake protein 1, mitochondrial-like: MSLRRSAPSIYQRLQISQLSTAAQPASSSSSTSSPLSLISSVSSFDSNSRGNPQKSYLKWISGIAAGSGLGLLYWSNPDWDFFKKSSLAFADWSTGLEDRPRTRALLRKLSLPEIRAKFLFGDAFRRRIFFNYEKRMRLRSPPEKVFEYFASACTSEGELLMRPEDLMRAVVPVFPPSESNLVRDGYLRGERNPGELRCSPSDFFMLFDVNSDGYISFKEYIFFVTLLSIPESSFYVTFKMFDTDDSGEIDKEEFKKVMALMRACNRQGAQQRGGLRFGLKARDSVENGGLVEFFFGEDGNTRLQLDKFVKFLRDLQNEMVRLEFSHYDYKMRGTMIAKDFALSMVASADMHHLSSLLDRVDELDHNPDLKDTCISFEEFKNFAELRKQLQPFSLALFSYGKANGMLTREDFKRAAFHVCDIALSDNVVEIIFHVFDSNRDGHLSLDEFVTVLHQRQKDIAQHVETGIMVLD, encoded by the exons ATGTCCCTCAGACGATCCGCGCCGTCCATCTATCAACGGCTCCAGATCTCCCAGTTGTCCACAGCAGCCCAACCTGCCTCTTCTTCTTCGTCTACTTCATCGCCGCTCTCTCTGATCAGCAGCGTCTCGAGCTTTGACTCTAACTCTCGCGGAAACCCCCAGAAATCGTACCTGAAATGGATCTCGGGAATCGCGGCCGGGTCGGGCCTTGGGCTGCTGTACTGGTCGAATCCGGATTGGGACTTCTTCAAGAAGTCGTCGCTGGCTTTCGCCGACTGGTCAACGGGTTTGGAAGACCGGCCGCGGACGCGTGCTTTGCTGCGGAAACTTTCTTTGCCTGAAATCAGGGCCAAGTTTCTCTTCGGAG ATGCCTTTCGGAGAAGGATTTTCTTCAACTATGAGAAGCGCATGAGGTTGCGGAGTCCGCCTGAGAAG GTGTTCGAGTACTTTGCATCTGCCTGTACATCAGAGGGAGAATTACTTATGAGACCAGAAGATCTCATGAGGGCAGTGGTTCCTGTTTTCCCTCCATCTGAATCCAACCTTGTTAGAGACGGGTATTTGAGAGGTGAAAGGAATCCTGGCGAGTTGCGCTGTTCGCCGTCTGATTTTTTCATGCTTTTCGATGTTAACAGTGACGGATATATTTCCTTCAAAGA GTATATCTTCTTTGTAACATTACTAAGCATTCCAGAGTCCAGTTTCTATGTGACATTCAAAATGTTTGATACTGACGATAGTGG AGAAATTGACAAGGAAGAATTCAAAAAAGTGATGGCATTGATGCGAGCCTGCAACAGACAAGGTGCTCAACAAAGGGGTGGACTTCGATTTGGACTAAAAGCTAGGGATTCTGTAGAAAATGGAGGGCTGGTGGAGTTCTTTTTTGGTGAAGATGGGAACACTAGGCTTCAACTTGATAAATTTGTGAAGTTTTTGAGAGATCTACAGAATGAA ATGGTGAGGTTGGAGTTTTCCCACTACGACTATAAAATGCGAGGAACCATGATCGCAAAGGATTTTGCATTATCAATGGTTGCGTCCGCGGACATGCATCATTTAAGCAGTTTGCTTGATCGGGTCGATGAATTGGACCACAATCCAGATCTTAAAGATACTTGCATCTCATTTGAGGAGTTCAAAAACTTCGCGGAGCTTCGGAAACAATTGCAGCCGTTTTCTCTGGCCCTTTTTAGCTATGGTAAAGCAAATGGTATGTTAACACGGGAGGATTTCAAGCGAGCTGCATTTCAT GTATGTGACATAGCTCTCAGTGACAATGTGGTTGAAATCATCTTTCATGTATTTGATTCTAATCGAGATGGACATTTAAGCTTGGATGAGTTTGTCACTGTTCTACACCAACGCCAAAAGGACATTGCTCAACATGTGGAGACGGGAATCATGGTTCTTGACTAA
- the LOC101302806 gene encoding uncharacterized protein LOC101302806 yields the protein MGKPTGKKKVHDVQKPGTKQGKAVDRNSKALDEDTAIFINMSQELREEGNKLFQKRDSEGAMLKYEKALKLLPRNHIDVAHLHSNMAACYMQLGLGEYPRAINECNLALEVSPRYSKALLRRSRCYEALNRLDLALRDVNTVLSMEPNNLNALEILESVKKVISEKGIVVDEKEIGIVDVQQIPAARFHKVVKEKTKKKKGKMVEEKTEDKAVVEENVRVIRDKEVVTKTVEEEKPVLKHIEEEKQVVNRVEEKHIKEETVVRKTVKLVFGEDIRWAQLPVNCSMWLVREIVKDRFPGLKGVLVKYKDQEGDLVTITTTDELRLAESSCDTRGSLRFFITEVGADQEPIYEGSSEEEARKEDLKPSNVVENGDSGNHTEVGKGSTTCVEDWIIQFARLFKNHVGFDSDSYLDLHELGVKLYSEAMEDTVTLDDAQELFDIAAIKFQEMAALALFNWGNVHMSKARKRASLPEDASRETITEQIKAAYEWAQKEYKKAESRYEEAVKVKPDFYEGYLALGQQQFEQAKLSWYYAIGSKIELQTEPSSEVLQLYNKAEDSMDKGMLLWEEIEERRLNGLSKEDKYKAQLQKMGLDGLFEEMSADEAAEQAANMKSQIYLLWGTLLYERSVVEYKLELPTWEECLEVAIEKFELCGASPTDIAVMIKNHCSNENAVEGMGFKIDEIIQAWNEMYDAKRWQFGVPSFRLEPLLRRHVPKLHSILEHA from the exons ATGGGAAAGCCAACTGGGAAAAAGAAGGTGCATGATGTGCAGAAGCCTGGGACTAAGCAGGGCAAAGCTGTGGATCGAAACTCGAAAGCGTTGGATGAAGACACTGCTATCTTCATCAACATGTCCCAGGAGCTCAGAGAAGAAGGTAACAAGCTGTTCCAGAAGCGTGACAGTGAAGGGGCAATGTTGAAGTACGAGAAGGCGCTGAAACTGCTGCCGAGGAACCATATTGATGTTGCTCATTTGCATAGTAACATGGCTGCTTGTTATATGCAGTTGGGACTCGGTGAGTATCCTCGAGCGATTAATGAATGCAATTTGGCACTGGAGGTGTCACCAAGGTACAGTAAGGCGTTGCTGAGGAGGTCGAGGTGTTATGAGGCTTTGAATAGGTTGGATTTGGCATTGAGGGATGTTAATACTGTTTTGAGTATGGAGCCGAATAATCTAAATGCGTTGGAGATTTTGGAGAGTGTGAAGAAGGTGATAAGCGAAAAGGGGATTGTTGTTGATGAGAAAGAAATTGGTATTGTGGATGTACAGCAGATACCTGCTGCTCGGTTTCATAAAGTGGTGAAAGAGAAGACAAAGAAGAAGAAGGGTAAGATGGTTGAGGAGAAGACAGAGGACAAGGCTGTTGTGGAAGAAAATGTGAGAGTTATCAGGGACAAAGAAGTGGTTACAAAGACTGTTGAGGAAGAGAAACCGGTCTTAAAGCATATTGAGGAAGAGAAACAAGTCGTGAATCGTGTGGAAGAGAAGCATATTAAGGAAGAAACCGTAGTTAGAAAGACAGTCAAGTTGGTGTTTGGAGAGGATATAAGATGGGCACAGCTACCAGTCAATTGTAGCATGTGGCTGGTCAGGGAGATAGTTAAGGATCGATTTCCTGGCTTGAAGGGTGTTCTGGTGAAGTACAAAGATCAAGAGGGTGATTTGGTTACAATCACAACTACGGATGAGTTGAGGTTAGCTGAATCATCATGTGATACAAGGGGGTCACTTAGATTTTTCATAACAGAAGTCGGTGCTGATCAGGAACCAATTTATGAGGGATCAAGTGAAGAGGAAGCGCGTAAGGAAGATCTGAAGCCAAGTAATGTTGTTGAGAATGGGGACAGCGGAAATCATACAGAAGTAGGAAAAGGGTCTACAACTTGTGTTGAGGACTGGATTATCCAGTTTGCAAGATTGTTCAAGAACCATGTTGGGTTCGATTCTGATTCGTACTTGGATCTTCACGAACTCGGGGTGAAGCTATACTCGGAGGCAATGGAAGACACTGTAACACTTGATGATGCTCAAGAACTTTTTGATATTGCTGCAATTAAGTTCCAAGAGATGGCGGCTTTGGCATTGTTTAATTGGGGAAATGTTCACATGTCTAAGGCAAGGAAGCGGGCATCCTTGCCCGAAGATGCTTCAAGGGAAACCATTACTGAACAGATCAAGGCTGCATATGAATGGGCACAGAAAGAGTACAAGAAGGCAGAGAGTAGGTATGAAGAAGCTGTGAAAGTAAAACCAGACTTCTATGAAGGTTATCTTGCACTTGGCCAACAACAGTTTGAACAAGCAAAGCTTTCTTGGTACTATGCAATTGGAAGCAAGATTGAGTTGCAAACTGAGCCTTCTTCAGAGGTGCTTCAGCTTTATAATAAGGCTGAGGACAGCATGGACAAGGGAATGCTATTATGGGAGGAGATAGAAGAGAGGCGTCTAAATGGACTCTCCAAAGAAGATAAATATAAAGCGCAATTGCAGAAAATGGGATTGGATGGTCTATTTGAGGAGATGTCTGCTGATGAAGCTGCAGAACAGGCTGCAAATATGAAGTCACAAATATACCTCCTGTGGGGAACCTTGCTGTATGAGCGTTCTGTTGTGGAATATAAGCTAGAGCTGCCAACTTGGGAGGAATGTCTAGAAGTTGCCATTGAGAAGTTTGAACTTTGTGGAGCCTCTCCAACAGATATAGCTGTGATGATAAAGAATCACTGTTCCAATGAAAATGCAGTGGAAG GTATGGGATTCAAAATTGATGAGATAATCCAGGCATGGAATGAAATGTATGATGCTAAGAGGTGGCAGTTTGGTGTCCCCTCTTTCCGGCTTGAACCATTGTTACGTCGGCACGTCCCAAAACTTCATTCTATCTTGGAGCATGCTTGA
- the LOC101303086 gene encoding protein MEMO1-like translates to MEIVRRPSHAGSWYTDNPKKLAEELEGWLRESGLTKSHDVRGVIAPHAGYSYSGRAAAYAFGNIDPTNITRVFLLGPSHHYYTLKCAVSTATVYRTPIGDLPIDLEVIEELKATGKFETMDIRVDEDEHSMEMHLPYLAKVFEGHPVKVVPILVGALKPEAEAMYGQLLAKYVDDPKNFFSVSSDFCHWGSRFNYMHYDKKHGAIHRSIEALDRMGMDIIETGNPDAFKQYLSEYDNTICGRHPISVFLHMLRNCSTKIKINFLRYEQSSQCKTMRDSSVSYASAAAKLDA, encoded by the exons ATGGAGATAGTCAGAAGACCATCGCACGCTGGTTCTTGGTACACCGATAACC CTAAAAAGCTAGCAGAAGAGCTTGAAGGATGGCTTAGAGAGTCTGGGCTCACCAAGTCTCATGATGTGCGAGGTGTCATTGCTCC GCATGCCGGTTATTCATATTCGGGTCGTGCTGCTGCCTATGCATTTGGCAACATTGACCCAACAAACAT TACTCGGGTGTTCCTTCTTGGTCCATCTCATCATTACTACACTTTGAAGTGTGCCGTTTCAACAGCCACGGTTTACAGGACCCCCATTGGGGACCTACCTATTGATTTGGAAG TGATTGAGGAGCTAAAAGCTACTGGAAAATTTGAAACCATGGATATTCGTGTTGATGAGGATGAACATAGCATGGAAATGCATTTACCATATCTTGCTAAAGTTTTTGAGGG GCACCCAGTTAAAGTTGTACCGATTTTGGTTGGCGCTCTTAAACCTGAAGCAGAAGCTATGTATGGACAGCTCCTTGCCAAATATGTAGATGATCCAAAAAATTTCTTCTCTGTGTCATCAGACTTTTGTCATTGGGGATCTCG GTTCAACTACATGCATTATGACAAGAAACACGGGGCCATACACAGATCCATTGAGGCTTTGGACAGGATGGGAATGGATATAATAGAAACAGGAAATCCAGATGCATTCAAACAGTATCTGTCGGAGTATGATAACACCATTTGTGGGCGCCATCCGATAAGCGTTTTTCTGCAT ATGCTGAGAAACTGCTCAACAAAAATAAAGATCAATTTCCTCCGGTATGAGCAGTCAAGTCAGTGCAAAACTATGAGGGACAGCAGCGTGAGCTATGCATCCGCAGCAGCAAAGTTGGATGCTTGA
- the LOC101290839 gene encoding protein TOPLESS-like translates to MADSAAYRRLISSVIKLLDSNNYHESARTLEKESGFVFNLGYFEHCFVTGLLEEAEDYLAGFLPYIHENAYCVNVFFELNWQKFMDVLDQGDRIEARRILDEDLRPFERYQPDLIVSASELASLEDFRTHEAFMNYGVPEEERRERLEFVRTNLEANPLLDGKIQYDPPAPPQA, encoded by the exons ATGGCTGACAGTGCTGCTTACAGACGTCTGATTTCCTCCGTGATCAAACTTCTTGACTCGAACAATTACCATGAATCTGCTCGCAC GCTGGAAAAAGAATCTGGCTTCGTTTTCAACCTGGGGTACTTTGAACACTGTTTTGTGACGGGACTGCTCGAAGAGGCTGAGGACTACCTCGCCGGGTTTTTGCCGTACATACACGAAAACGCCTACTGTGTCAATGTGTTTTTTGAGCTCAATTGGCAGAAGTTCATGGATGTGCTCGACCA GGGCGACCGGATAGAGGCGAGAAGAATCTTGGATGAAGATCTACGACCGTTCGAGCGGTACCAGCCCGACCTGATCGTTTCGGCAAGTGAGTTAGCGAGCTTGGAGGATTTCAG GACGCATGAGGCGTTTATGAATTATGGAGTTCCTGAAGAGGAGAGAAGGGAGAGGTTGGAGTTCGTGAGGACCAATTTGGAGGCAAATCCTCTTCTCGACGGAAAGATTCAATATGATCCCCCGGCACCTCCTCAAGCTTGA